The following is a genomic window from Campylobacter lari subsp. lari.
TGAATTTAAATATTTTAAGTCTATGTTTTCAGCTAAAATATCTTCTATAGAATGGCTAAGTGTTTCTATATTACTCACATTGTGTAAATTTACATTGTTTTGATTGTGAATATCTAACAAATCACTAAAATCATTGATTTTTTCAAGTTCTATGATTTTGCTAATAGCGTTCCTAAGCTCTGTGGTATCATGATTTATACATAAAATTCCCACAATTTTATTTTGATTTTTAATGAAAAAAGTTGATCCAGTAACAATCTTAGACTTTCCAACCTTTGCTTTATAATCACATAAAAAATCTTTATTTAAATACTCTTTTTCTTGTATAAGCTCACTTGCAAAAGAAGTTAATGGAGAATTAATTGTTCTTCCACTAATGTGGTTATTTGCAATGGCTGCTATATATGAACCCTCAGGTGCAATCACATGAAAAACTATTTCATATTGATCCCCAAGTACCTGTCCCAAAAACTGAGTAAGCTTGATAAATAATTCTTTTTGTTGTTCATCCATGATCTAGACCTTTTTGTTGTTTTTTGTTATTTTACAAAATATTTTCATCAAAGTTGTTAATAATTATAACAATAAAAAAAATTATTATTATGATAAAAAAATATTGACAATTTATTATTATGATGATAATATTATATTATGATTTCATTTAAACAAAAGGAGTATACATGGCAAATTATCCAAAGGCTATAGGACCATATTCAGCTTATAGAGAAGCTAATGGTTTGTTATTTATTTCAGGGCAACTTCCTATTAATCCAGAAAGTGGAAATATAGAAAGTGAAGATGTAAAAGAGCAAACAAGACAATCATTGTTAAATATTAAGGCTATATTAGAAGAAAATAATCTTTATTTTAACAATGTAGTTAAAACAACTTGCTTTTTAGCAGATATCAATGATTTTGTGGCTTTCAATGAGGTTTATTCTGAATTTTTCGCAGCTCCATATCCTGCAAGAAGTGCTTTTGCGGTAAAAGATCTTCCTAAGGGTGCTAAAGTGGAGATAGAGGTTATAGCTCATAAAGGATAGAGCATGTTGGGTTTATTTTTTGCAGGATGTTCTGTATTTTTACTTGTATTTATGCTCTATAAAAAAATCAACGCCCATATGGCGTTGCTTTTAAGTGGTTTATTCTTGCTAGCTTTAGCAGGAATTTTTGGACTTTCTCCTATTATTAGTGAAAAGCAATCTTTACATTTAGGTCTTTTTGATATTTTCCAAGTAGTAAATACCAAAATGTCAAGCACTCTAGCAGGACTTGGACTTACTTTAATGTGTATAGCAGGGTTCTCTGCTTATATGGATCATGTGGGTGCAAGTTATGCTTTATTTAAAGTATTTGAAAGACCTTTAAAGGCAGTAAAATCACCTTATATTTTATTGCTAGTTTCATATTTTGTAGTGCAATTTTTAGTTCTTTTTATACCATCGCATGCGGGTTTAGCACTTTTACTTATGGTTACTATGTATCCTATTTTGGTGCGCTCAGGAGTTTCTAAACTTTCAGCACTTTCAGTAATTGGAATTTGCCAATATATTGATCATGGCCCAGGGAGTGGTAATGTGATTTTGGCTGCAAAAACAGCTGAAATTGATCCTGCGGTGTATTTTGTACATTATCAATTGCCAACTACTATACCAATCATAATAGCAGTAGGTATTGCAATTTATTTTTGCTCAAAATATTTTGATAAAAAAGAAAATTTCACATTTAACCGTGATGATGTTGAAAAAGAATTAGCAGAAAATGATGGCAAAAGTGAAGAGCTTAAAAAGCCACCTAGAATTTATGCTATTTTACCTATTATACCTTTAGTATTGATTTTGGGCTTTAGTAGTGTTTTAGATAGCATTATGGTGCTAATGGGACTTACTACTATGGAAGAAGTTAAAGCAGCTTCATCTACTGCTATTAAAATGAATGTACCAGTTGCTATGATGATTTCAACCTTTATAGCGATTATTTTTGAAATCATTCGTTATAGAAGTTTGATTGATACTTTAAATTCTATTATGGTATTTTTCAAAGGTATGGGACATTTGTTTGTAATTACAGTTTCTTTGATCGTTTGTGGTCAAGTTTTTGCAAGCGGACTTTTATCAGTTGGTTTTGTAGATACTTTAATAGGTTTTGCAAAAGATGCAGGTTTTGGAGTGCTTGCTATTATTATAGCAGTTTCTATTTTGCTTGCTGTATGTGCATTTTTAATGGGTTCAGGAAATGCAGCATTTTTCTCTTTTGCACCACTTATCCCAAATATAGCAAAATCTTTTGGCGTTGAAACCATAGCTATGATAGCACCTATTCAAATCATGACAGGTTTTGGTAGATGTGTTTCACCTATTGCACCTGCTATTTTGGCAATTTCAGCTATGGCTAAAGTAAATCCATTGCAAGTTGTAAAAAGAACAGCTATCCCTATGCTTGTAGCTGCTATTGTTAATGTGATTATGACTTATATTTATCTATAAAAAGGAGTACAAAATGAATAACAAAACTAAATTAATCCACCTAGGAAGAGGCGATCAAAGCGCCGAAGTAAGATCAGTTAATCCAACCTTAATGCGTGCATCAACTATACTTTTTAAAGATCATGCAACTTGGCAAAAATACCGCGAGCTAAGAAAAACCGATCGTGTTTTAAGTTATGGCGCTAGAGGAACAGCTACAAATTTCGAACTTGAAAAACTAATTTGCGCGCTTGAAGGTGGCCATAGAGCGCAACTTTTCCCAACAGGACTTGCAGCACTAGCTATGGTGCTTTTAAATTATGCTAGCAAAGATGCTCATTTTTTAATCACTGATGCTATTTATGGACCTGTTAGAACAATTTGTGATTTATTTTTAACTAAAATGGGTGTAGAAATTGACTTTTTAAAAGCTGATGCTTCTGATGTAGAAGAAAAAATTAAACCAAACACAAAATTAATCCTTTGTGAAAGCCCAGGTTCTATCCTTTATGAAATCATAGATTTGCCAAAACTTTGTGAAATCGCGCACAAACATAATATACCAGTAGCGATTGATAATACTTATTCAAGTGGGTATTTTTTAAATCCGCTTGAACTTGGCGTGGATATTTCAGTGATTGCAGCGACTAAATACTTAAGTGGGCATTCAGATGTTACTATGGGTATAGTAGTAATTAATGAAAAAGAATGGAAAAATTTTGACAAATTACCAGAAGCTTTAGGATTTACTACAAGCCCTGATGATGTTTATTTAGTGCTTCGTGGTATGAGAACTTTGGATGTAAGAATGAAAGCTCATGAAAAAAGTGCAGATGAGGTGGTAGAGTTTTTACAAAGTAGAAAAGAAGTTAAAACAATTTTTTATCCAAAATTAAAAACTCATCCAAATCATGAAGTTTTTATGCGCGATCATAAAGGTGCTAATGGTATGGTAACGATTGAATTTGCAGATGGTATTTCAAAAGAACAAGCTATTGAGTTTGTAGATAATTTAGAATATTTTTCAATCGGTGCAAGCTGGGGTGGATATGAGAGTTTAGCTACTGTTACTACTCCACCAAGAACGGCAACAGACTGGAGTGCTAGAGGGCCTTTTGTGAGATTTCATATAGGTCTTGAAGATAGTAAGGATTTGATTGCTGATTTAAAACAAGCATTTGAAAAAATAAATTTTAAAGGATAAAACATGGGTGTGAGTGTATTTGATATGAGGTTGCTTCAAGATTCTTGGAGCACTCCTGCAATGAGAGCTATTTTTAGTGAAGAAAATAGAATTCAAAAATGGCTTGATGTAGAAGCTGCTCTAGCAAAAGCTCAAGCAAAACTTGGTATTATTCCTAACGAAGCAGCTACAGAAATAGCTAAAAAAGCGCATTATAAATTTATGGATATGGATTTTATTTTTGCTGAGTTTAAAAAGACTAAGCACCCTTTAGTACCTACTGTGCGTGGTTTGGAAAAAGCTTGTGAAAATGGTCTTGGTGAATATGTACACTTTGGTGTAACAACGCAAGATATCATTGATACAGGCTTAGTTTTACAATTTAAAGAAGCTATGGCTTTAATCAAACAAGATTTAAAAGATATAGCTAAAAATTTAGCAAAAATCGCAAAAGAGCATAAAAACACTGCAATGATGGGAAGAACCTTAGCTTTGCAAGCTTTACCTATAACTTTTGGACACAAAGTTGCAATTTGGCTAAGTGAGCTTAATCGTCACTATGAAAGAATTATCGAGCTTGAAAAAAGATTATATGTAGGATTAATCGTAGGTGCAGTGGGAACTAAAGCAAGTTTGAGTGATAAGGCTAATGAAGTAGAAAAACTTACTTTAGAAAGTTTAGGTTTAGAAGTTCCTGATATCTCATGGCAACCAGCAAGAGATCGTTTCATTGAGCTTGGCTATGTTTTAGGCAATATCAATGCAACCTTTAACAAAATCGCACATCAACTTTTAATCTTAGCTCATAATGAAATCGATGAAATTGCTGAGCCTTTTGGAAAAGGTCAAGTAGGAAGTTCTACCATGCCTCATAAAAGAAATCCTGCAGTAAGTGAAAATGCAGTAACTGTAAGTAATGCTCTAAGAGCTAATATTGCAATTTTAAGCGATATAGAAAGACATGAGCATGAAAGAGATGGTCAAGTTTGGAAAATGGAATGGAAGCTTTTGCCAGAAGCATTTTTAATGCTTTCAGTGGTATTGGCAAATATGAAATTTGTCTTTGAAGGTTTAGAGGTTAAAAAAGACAAGATGATAAAAAATCTTAACACGCTTAATGGTTTTGTATTAGCAGAACGCGTGATGTTTGCTTTGAGTGATCATTATGGTAAGCAACATGCACATGAAATTGTTTATGAAAATGCTATGAGGGGTATAGAAAATCATAAAACTTTCAAAGAAGTTTTACTTGAAGATGAGCGTGTGAGTAAGGTTTTAAGTGAAAAAGACATTGATGTTTTAATGGATGCTACAACTTATGTAGGTTATGCACCAAAATTAGTTGATGAGTTCTTAGAAAAAATCGCTAATGCACCAATTCTAAAGTAGGAAAAAATGTATTTAAGTGAAAAACTAGCCGAATTTATCATAAATTTAGACTATGAAGCTATTCCTAATGAAGTAAAGCAAAGAGCAAAAGAGCTCATGCTTGATGCACTAGGAACAGCTCTAGCTGCTAAAAATGAAGCTTGTGTTTTAAACGCAACTAAGGCTTTTGAAGCTTTAAGCGTAAATCCTAGTGAAAAAATTTGGAGTGGGGATAAAAAGCTTGATGTAATTTATGCTGCGATGGTAAATGCTATTGCAGCGCATGCCCTTGATTTTGATGATACGCATACTGAAGCTATTTTGCACGCAAGCGCTATTTTAACTCCACTTTGTTTAACTTATGGATTTAGCGTAAGTAAAGATGGAAAAAAAGTTTTAAAAGCTTTTATAGTTGGTTGGGAAATTGCTGCTAGAGTGGGTATAGCAAGCAAAGGAAGTTTCCATAAACGCGGCTTTCATACTACAGCTATAGCAGGAATTTTTGGTAGTGTAGCTGCAAGTTGTGTTTTACTTGATTTAAACAAAGAACAAATCATCAATGCACTAGGTTTAGCAGGAAGTTTTGCAAGTGGGGTAAATGAGTTTTTATCTAATGGTTCTAATTCTAAAGTTTTACACATAGCTAATGCTTTGAAAAATGGAATTTTAGTAGCAAATTTTGCAAAAGCTAATATGAGTGGTCCTTTGAGTATATTTGAAGGAAGGGATAATATTTTTAGAACTTTTGGCTTAGAAGAGGAGTGTGATAAAAATGAACTTTGTAAGGGCTTGAATGAAATTTGGCAAGTAATGCAAGTATCATTAAAACCTTATCCAAGTTGTCATTTTGCACATGGGCTTATTGATTGTGCTATGAGTTTAAGAAATGATGGCTTAAAAGCACAAGATATCAAAAGTTTGCATTGCTTTGTAGATGAAGTGCCAATTTCATTTATCTGTGATCCAATAGAAGTAAAATACACTCCACAAAGTGCTTATGCGGCCAAATTTTCCATGCCTTTTTTAATGGCCTTGGCATTTTTTGATGGCAAAATTACTTTAAAATCTTATGAAAATTTAAATAGAGCTGAACTAATAGAATTTGCTAAAAAAATTAGCTATGAAAAGAAAAAATCTAGCGGTTTCCCTAAATACTTTCCAGGACATTTAGAAGCTGTTTTAAATGATGGAAGAGTAATTAAAAAAGATGTACTGATTAATAAAGGAAATTTTGATAATCCTTTAAGTTTTGATGAATTAAAAGATAAATTTCTTTCCAATGCTAGTATAGCACTTTCTTTAGAAAAGGCTGAGGAATTAGTCAAAAAGCTTCAAAATTTAGAAAATCTAAATGATTTTGATTTCTAGCAATCTCATTTTTTGAGATTGCTTATTATTTTAAAAAAGAAATAATTTAATTTTTTATATAATGTTTTATCTTAGTTTTTGTAAGGAAAAACATGACTTTAGATACATTAAAAGATAATGAAGAAGCTATTATAGTAGGCTTTGAAGCAGATAAACAACTCCGAGCAAGACTTTTTAGTTTTGGTTTTGCAAAAAACAAAAAAGTTAAAAAAATTCGCTCTTCTATAGCAAATTCTACTATCATGGTAGAACTTGATACAACTTGCGTGATTTTACGCTCAAGTGAAGCAAAAATAATACAAATTTCAAAAGAGTTTTAATGAAAGAAATCATCATTGCTTTAGTAGGTCAGCCAAATGTCGGTAAAAGTTTATTAATTAACGCACTTTGCAAAGCTAATATGAAAGTTGGAAATTTTAGCGGTGTCACGGTTGAAAAAGCTGAGGCTAGCTTAGTTTATAAAAATTATGAGTTTAAATTTATAGATTTACCAGGAACTTATGCATTAGATGGTTATAGTGAAGAAGAAAAAATCACAAAAGATTTTCTAAAAAAAGGTGAATTTGATCTTGTAGTAAATGTGCTTGATTCTACAAATTTAGAGCGTAATTTGATTTTGAGTGCATCTTTAATAGAAGCTAAAATCAAAATGATTATGGCTTTAAATATGCAAGATGAAGCTAAAAATGAGGGTTTTAGTATAGATTTTAAAATTTTATCCCAACTTCTAAATACACCTTGTCTTGGGGTGTGTGCTAAAACTAAAGAAAATCTAAATGCGCTTTTGGATTTAATCATTTTAACGCATGAAGCCAAATTTGAAGCCAAAGAGCGTGTTTATAGTGATATTATAGAAGAAGAACTTGCAAAAATAAGTGAATTTTTAAATCAAAATGAAATTACATATTTAGATTTTTCTACAAAAGATTTGGCGCTTGCTTTACTTAAAAATGAAGCCAATATAGTCATTTCACACGCTTTGAGAGAAATACTTAATGAAGCTTTAGAAAAAATTTACATGGCATATCATAGCAAAGATATGGAAAGTATTTTTAAAGAAGAGCTGATTGCTTTTGCAAATGGTATATGCGCTAAGGTTTTAAGCAAGGGCGTTAAGTATAAAAATCATACCAAGGAAATAGATTCTATTTTAATTAATAAATTTTTAGGAATTCCTATATTTTTGTTTTTTATGTGGGCTTTGTTTCAGCTAACCTTTACTTTAGGTCAAATCCCTATGGATTATATAGAAATGTTTTTTGCTAATTTAGGTGATATAGTAAAGAATAATATTAGCAATGAATTTATCGCTTCAGCCTTAGCTGATGGTGTTTTAGGTGGAGTTGGTGCGGTTATAACTTTTTTACCAAATATTATGATTTTATTTTTTGGTATAGCCTTGCTTGAAACAACTGGATATATGGCTAGGGTTGCATTTTTATTAGATGGAATTTTATACAAATTTGGCTTACATGGTAAAAGTTTTATCCCTTTAATCACAGGTTTTGGCTGTTCAGTGCCTGCATTTATGGCTACAAGAACTTTAAAAAATAAAAAAGATAGATTATTAACGCTTTTTATTATTAATTTTATGAGTTGTGGCGCAAGACTTCCTGTGTATGTGCTTTTTGTTGGAGTGTTTTTTCCTGCTGAAGTAGCAGGAAATTATCTTTTTGGAATTTATCTTTTGGGTGCATTTTTGGGTTTGATTGCAGCTAAGATTTTAAGAATGAGTGCTTTTAAAGGACAAGATGAGCCCTTTGTAATGGAAATGCCAAAATATAGAATGCCAAATTGGAATTTAGTATGGTTTATGGTGTTTAACAAAGCCAAAATGTATTTAAAAAAAGCCGGAACATTTATTTTGATAGCTTCTTTGCTTATTTGGTTTGCGAGTAATTTTCCTGTGCAAGAAAATAATACTCAAGATGCTTTAACTCAAGAGCTTCAGATAGAAAATAGTTATCTTGGACAATTTGGCAAAGCAATAGAACCTATTTTTGCTCCACTTGGTTTTGATTGGAAACTTAGTGTGTCTTTGGTAAGTGGTTTAGCGGCTAAAGAAGTGATGATTTCTACTATGGGTGTGCTTTATTCTTTAGGTGATGAGGTTGATGAGACAAGTTTAAATTTACAAGAGGCTATAAAAGAAAACATCCCTTTTAGCACAGCAGTAGCTTTTATACTTTTTGTTATGATTTATAATCCTTGCTTTGCAGCAACTATAGTTTTTGCTAAAGAAGCAGGAAATAAAAAGTATGCATGGTATCTTTTTATATTCACATCTTTATGTGCGTATTTGGTCGCTTTTTTTGGGATTAATATTACTAAATTGATAATTTAATCATCTTTATGATGATTAAATTTCCATTTTTTGCTCTAAAGAGTGTTGCCAAAAGGCCGTTTCAAGTCTTATAGTAGTATAAAAAATTTCGTTTAATTTTTTAAATTTTTCTTCACTAATGCTATTTGTATAAGAATTAAAAAAGTCTTTAAATTCTTTAATTTCATCTTGAAATTCTTTACCTGCATAGGTTAAAATCCACTCTTTGTAAGGATGATTTTCTAAGCTTTTTTCATTAAGTCCTTTATAAATTTCTTCCCCTATATATGCATAACCTATAGCACAAGCACTCAAAGCACACAGCATATCCAAATAATCACCATTTTGCCCCACACTTAGTAAGTATCTTGTATACGCAATATTAGTTAAGCTTTCATCTTTATAGCTAAGTTTTTCTACATCAATACCTAGTTTTAAAATACTTCTGTGAAGTTCTAATTCTCCTTCTAAAGTGTAGTTTTGATTTTTAATGGCAAATTGAATTTCTTTAGCGTTATTTGCATTTAAAGCAAGCAAAGCATAGCATTTTGCATAATTATTTAAAAAAATATAATCTTGTTTAAGATAAAACAAAAATGTATCTTTTTCTAAAGTACCATTTTGAAGTTTTTTTACAAATTCATGGTGGATGTATTGCACCCAAGTTTTTTTATTTTCTTTTATAAGTTTATCTAAAAGCATAAATTTCCTTTGCTAAAATTTAAGCTTTTATTTAAACACAGATAATTAAATTTTTCGTAATAATCTTTAATTTTTAACTTTTTAAACAAGAAATTTATTTTTTTATTGTAAAATGTGGTTTAATTTTTTAAACTAGGAGATAAAAATGGCAATTTTTGATGATGTAAAAAAAGTAGTTGTTGAGCAACTTAGTGTTGATGAAGATGCAGTTAAAATGGAATCTAAAATCATTGAAGATTTAGGTGCAGATTCTTTAGATGTTGTTGAATTAGTTATGGCTTTAGAAGAAAAATTTGATGTGGAAATTCCAGACAGTGATGCTGAAAAACTAGTAAAAATCGAAGATGTTGTTAATTATATAGAAAATCTTCAAAAATAATTTTAATTTTTAATAAGGAGTGCGGTTTGAAACGCGTTGTAGTAACAGGTATAGGAATGATCAATGCCCTTGGTTTAGACAAAGATAGCTCATTTAAAGCAATTTGTGATGGTAAAAGTGGCGTTGATAAAATCACCCTTTTTGATACCACTGATTTTCCAGTGCAAATTGCTGCTGAAGTAAAAAATTTTGATCCTTTAAGTGTTTGTGATGCTAAAGAGGTTAAAAAAATAGATCGTTTTATACAACTTGGTATTAAAGCAGCAAAAGAAGCTATGGAAGATGCTAAATTTGATGAAACTTTAAACAAAGAAGAATTTGGTGTAGTTTCAGCAGCTGGTATAGGTGGTTTACCAAATATAGAAAAAAATTCCGTTACTTGCGCACAGCGTGGACCACGCAAAATTACTCCTTTTTTCATACCATCAGCTTTGGTTAATATGCTTGGTGGGATTATTTCAATCGAACATGGATTACAAGGACCAAATATTTCTTGTGTGACAGCTTGTGCTGCTGGAACTCATGCTATAGGCGAAGCTTATAAAAGCATAGCTTTAGGTAATGCAGATAAAATGCTTGTTGTAGGAGCAGAAGCTGCTATTTGTGCTGTAGGTATTGGCGGGTTTGCTGCGATGAAAGCTCTTTCTACTAGAAACGATGATCCAGCTAAAGCTTCAAGACCATTTGACAAAGAAAGAGATGGTTTTGTAATGGGTGAGGGTGCTGGTGCTTTAGTGT
Proteins encoded in this region:
- a CDS encoding Rid family detoxifying hydrolase, which encodes MANYPKAIGPYSAYREANGLLFISGQLPINPESGNIESEDVKEQTRQSLLNIKAILEENNLYFNNVVKTTCFLADINDFVAFNEVYSEFFAAPYPARSAFAVKDLPKGAKVEIEVIAHKG
- a CDS encoding MmgE/PrpD family protein, translated to MYLSEKLAEFIINLDYEAIPNEVKQRAKELMLDALGTALAAKNEACVLNATKAFEALSVNPSEKIWSGDKKLDVIYAAMVNAIAAHALDFDDTHTEAILHASAILTPLCLTYGFSVSKDGKKVLKAFIVGWEIAARVGIASKGSFHKRGFHTTAIAGIFGSVAASCVLLDLNKEQIINALGLAGSFASGVNEFLSNGSNSKVLHIANALKNGILVANFAKANMSGPLSIFEGRDNIFRTFGLEEECDKNELCKGLNEIWQVMQVSLKPYPSCHFAHGLIDCAMSLRNDGLKAQDIKSLHCFVDEVPISFICDPIEVKYTPQSAYAAKFSMPFLMALAFFDGKITLKSYENLNRAELIEFAKKISYEKKKSSGFPKYFPGHLEAVLNDGRVIKKDVLINKGNFDNPLSFDELKDKFLSNASIALSLEKAEELVKKLQNLENLNDFDF
- a CDS encoding helix-turn-helix transcriptional regulator, coding for MDEQQKELFIKLTQFLGQVLGDQYEIVFHVIAPEGSYIAAIANNHISGRTINSPLTSFASELIQEKEYLNKDFLCDYKAKVGKSKIVTGSTFFIKNQNKIVGILCINHDTTELRNAISKIIELEKINDFSDLLDIHNQNNVNLHNVSNIETLSHSIEDILAENIDLKYLNSGYSLSTEQKDEIIKKLHSKGIFNIKGSIPIVAKSLNISEPSVYRYLQKLKK
- the purB gene encoding adenylosuccinate lyase gives rise to the protein MGVSVFDMRLLQDSWSTPAMRAIFSEENRIQKWLDVEAALAKAQAKLGIIPNEAATEIAKKAHYKFMDMDFIFAEFKKTKHPLVPTVRGLEKACENGLGEYVHFGVTTQDIIDTGLVLQFKEAMALIKQDLKDIAKNLAKIAKEHKNTAMMGRTLALQALPITFGHKVAIWLSELNRHYERIIELEKRLYVGLIVGAVGTKASLSDKANEVEKLTLESLGLEVPDISWQPARDRFIELGYVLGNINATFNKIAHQLLILAHNEIDEIAEPFGKGQVGSSTMPHKRNPAVSENAVTVSNALRANIAILSDIERHEHERDGQVWKMEWKLLPEAFLMLSVVLANMKFVFEGLEVKKDKMIKNLNTLNGFVLAERVMFALSDHYGKQHAHEIVYENAMRGIENHKTFKEVLLEDERVSKVLSEKDIDVLMDATTYVGYAPKLVDEFLEKIANAPILK
- the feoB gene encoding ferrous iron transport protein B; translation: MKEIIIALVGQPNVGKSLLINALCKANMKVGNFSGVTVEKAEASLVYKNYEFKFIDLPGTYALDGYSEEEKITKDFLKKGEFDLVVNVLDSTNLERNLILSASLIEAKIKMIMALNMQDEAKNEGFSIDFKILSQLLNTPCLGVCAKTKENLNALLDLIILTHEAKFEAKERVYSDIIEEELAKISEFLNQNEITYLDFSTKDLALALLKNEANIVISHALREILNEALEKIYMAYHSKDMESIFKEELIAFANGICAKVLSKGVKYKNHTKEIDSILINKFLGIPIFLFFMWALFQLTFTLGQIPMDYIEMFFANLGDIVKNNISNEFIASALADGVLGGVGAVITFLPNIMILFFGIALLETTGYMARVAFLLDGILYKFGLHGKSFIPLITGFGCSVPAFMATRTLKNKKDRLLTLFIINFMSCGARLPVYVLFVGVFFPAEVAGNYLFGIYLLGAFLGLIAAKILRMSAFKGQDEPFVMEMPKYRMPNWNLVWFMVFNKAKMYLKKAGTFILIASLLIWFASNFPVQENNTQDALTQELQIENSYLGQFGKAIEPIFAPLGFDWKLSVSLVSGLAAKEVMISTMGVLYSLGDEVDETSLNLQEAIKENIPFSTAVAFILFVMIYNPCFAATIVFAKEAGNKKYAWYLFIFTSLCAYLVAFFGINITKLII
- a CDS encoding beta-ketoacyl-ACP synthase II is translated as MKRVVVTGIGMINALGLDKDSSFKAICDGKSGVDKITLFDTTDFPVQIAAEVKNFDPLSVCDAKEVKKIDRFIQLGIKAAKEAMEDAKFDETLNKEEFGVVSAAGIGGLPNIEKNSVTCAQRGPRKITPFFIPSALVNMLGGIISIEHGLQGPNISCVTACAAGTHAIGEAYKSIALGNADKMLVVGAEAAICAVGIGGFAAMKALSTRNDDPAKASRPFDKERDGFVMGEGAGALVFEEYEAAKKRGAKIYAELVGFGESADAHHITSPTLEGPLRAMKKALKMAGNPKVDYINAHGTSTPVNDKNETAAIKELFKDQIPLVSSTKGQTGHCLGAAGAIEAVISLMALDQGVLPPTINQIVADENCDLDYISNTARKSEVNVVMSNSFGFGGTNGCVIFKKVD
- the tenA gene encoding thiaminase II, translated to MLLDKLIKENKKTWVQYIHHEFVKKLQNGTLEKDTFLFYLKQDYIFLNNYAKCYALLALNANNAKEIQFAIKNQNYTLEGELELHRSILKLGIDVEKLSYKDESLTNIAYTRYLLSVGQNGDYLDMLCALSACAIGYAYIGEEIYKGLNEKSLENHPYKEWILTYAGKEFQDEIKEFKDFFNSYTNSISEEKFKKLNEIFYTTIRLETAFWQHSLEQKMEI
- a CDS encoding FeoA family protein → MTLDTLKDNEEAIIVGFEADKQLRARLFSFGFAKNKKVKKIRSSIANSTIMVELDTTCVILRSSEAKIIQISKEF
- the dcuC gene encoding C4-dicarboxylate transporter DcuC — protein: MLGLFFAGCSVFLLVFMLYKKINAHMALLLSGLFLLALAGIFGLSPIISEKQSLHLGLFDIFQVVNTKMSSTLAGLGLTLMCIAGFSAYMDHVGASYALFKVFERPLKAVKSPYILLLVSYFVVQFLVLFIPSHAGLALLLMVTMYPILVRSGVSKLSALSVIGICQYIDHGPGSGNVILAAKTAEIDPAVYFVHYQLPTTIPIIIAVGIAIYFCSKYFDKKENFTFNRDDVEKELAENDGKSEELKKPPRIYAILPIIPLVLILGFSSVLDSIMVLMGLTTMEEVKAASSTAIKMNVPVAMMISTFIAIIFEIIRYRSLIDTLNSIMVFFKGMGHLFVITVSLIVCGQVFASGLLSVGFVDTLIGFAKDAGFGVLAIIIAVSILLAVCAFLMGSGNAAFFSFAPLIPNIAKSFGVETIAMIAPIQIMTGFGRCVSPIAPAILAISAMAKVNPLQVVKRTAIPMLVAAIVNVIMTYIYL
- a CDS encoding trans-sulfuration enzyme family protein; the encoded protein is MNNKTKLIHLGRGDQSAEVRSVNPTLMRASTILFKDHATWQKYRELRKTDRVLSYGARGTATNFELEKLICALEGGHRAQLFPTGLAALAMVLLNYASKDAHFLITDAIYGPVRTICDLFLTKMGVEIDFLKADASDVEEKIKPNTKLILCESPGSILYEIIDLPKLCEIAHKHNIPVAIDNTYSSGYFLNPLELGVDISVIAATKYLSGHSDVTMGIVVINEKEWKNFDKLPEALGFTTSPDDVYLVLRGMRTLDVRMKAHEKSADEVVEFLQSRKEVKTIFYPKLKTHPNHEVFMRDHKGANGMVTIEFADGISKEQAIEFVDNLEYFSIGASWGGYESLATVTTPPRTATDWSARGPFVRFHIGLEDSKDLIADLKQAFEKINFKG
- the acpP gene encoding acyl carrier protein, giving the protein MAIFDDVKKVVVEQLSVDEDAVKMESKIIEDLGADSLDVVELVMALEEKFDVEIPDSDAEKLVKIEDVVNYIENLQK